The following nucleotide sequence is from Nesterenkonia xinjiangensis.
CGCCCGTCATCGGTCAGGCCGATCCAGCGCAGCGTGGCCCCGGTGCGCGCGGCCAGCTGCTGCCAGGGCACCAGGTTCGCATGGTGCTCAGCCTCGGTCACGACGATCTCATCACCGGCGGCCAGCGCGAACAGTTCCGCGGAATCAGGCTCGCCGCGACCCAGACGCGCATCGAGGGTGGCGTGGAGGAAGGCATGGGAGACCAGGTTCAGCGCTTCTGTCGCGTTCTTGGTCCAGACGACCTCGTCCTCGGCCACGCCCACGAAGCCGGCGACGGCGGCACGGGCCGCCTCGTAGACCTCCGTGGCCTCCTCGGCGATCTGGTGGGCACCGCGATGCACGGCCGCGTTGGTGTGCTCGTAGAAGTGACGCTCGGCGTCGAGCACCGCGCGCGGCTTCTGCGAGGTGGCCGCCGTGTCCAGATAGACCAGCGGCCGCCCCTCCCGCACAGTGCGCTCCAGCAGCGGGAAGTCCGCGCGCAGGGCCGCCAGCTCCGCCGCGCTCAGGGAGGGGGCGGAGCCGGTGGACGCGGCGGGCTGCGGCTGAGCAGCGGTCATCGGATCAGAGCCTCTCGAGATGGGCGTCTCAGGCGGTGGCGGCCAGGAAGCGGTCGTAGCCGTTGGCCTCGAGCTCGTCGGCGAGCTCGGGACCGCCGTGCTCGGCCACCCGCCCGTCGATGAACACGTGCACGTGGTCAGGCTTGATGTAGTTGAGGATGCGCGTGTAGTGGGTGATGAGCATGGTGCCCATGTCGTTGTTCTGCTGGGCACGGTTCACACCTTCGGAGACCACGCGCAGCGCGTCGATGTCCAGTCCGGAGTCGGTCTCGTCCAGCACGGCGAACTTCGGCTTGAAGAGCTCCAGCTGCAGGATCTCGACGCGCTTCTTCTCACCACCGGAGAAGCCCTCGTTGACGTTCCGGCTGGCGAAGTCGGCGTCGATCTTCAGCAGCTCCATCGCGTCCCGGACCTCCTTGGTCCAGGTGCGGAGCTTCGGCGCCTCGCCGTCCAGGGCGGTCTTGGCGGTGCGCAGGAAGTTGGTCATGGTCACCCCGGGGACCTCGACCGGGTACTGCATGGCCAGGAAGAGGCCCGCCTGCGCGCGCTCGTCGACGCCCATCTCCAGGACGTCCTCACCGTCGAAGGTGATGGAGCCGGAGGTCACCTCGTAGCGAGGGTGGCCTGCGATGGTCGCGGCCAGAGTCGACTTGCCGGAGCCGTTGGGGCCCATGATGGCGTGGATCTCACCGGAGTTGATGGTCAGGGAGACGCCCTTGAGGATCTCCTTGCTGCCCTGCTCGGTCTCGATGGAGACGTGGAGGTCCTTGATCTCGAGAGTAGACATGTCGTGTCCGTTGTCCTTTGCTGTGTCTTGAAGCGTCAGTGTGAAGCGATGGGGCGGGCCCGCATCGTCGGTGTGCGGCGACCGATCGGTGCTCAGAAGCCGGCGATCTCCAGCTCGTTCTCCAGGTCGTCCTGCAGCGAGTCCTCGATGCTGGCCACACCGATCTTCTGGATGATCTCGTTGAGGAAGCCCCGGACCACCAGCTGGCGGGCCTCCTTCTCCGGGATGCCGCGGGCCATCAGGTAGAACAGGTGGTTCTCGTCGAAGCGCCCGGTCGAGGAGGCATGTCCGGCACCATCGATGAGCCCGGTCTCGATCTCCAGGTTGGGCACCGAGTCCGCGCGGGCGCCGTCGGTGAGCACCAGGTTCTGGTTCTTCTCGTAGGAGTCCGTGCCCTCGGCGGCCTTGCGGATCAGCACGTCGCCGACCCAGACCGTCCGGGCGGACTCTCCCTGCAGCGCACCCTTGTAGAGCACGTTGGAGGTGTTGCGCGGCGCGTTGTGGTCCACGAAGGTGCGGTGCTCGATGTGCTGGCCGGAGTCGGCGAAGTACAGGCCGTACATCTCGGCCTCGGCTCCCTCAGCGGCATAGCGGAAGTTGGTGTTAAGCCGGATCACCGACCCGCCGAGCGAGATCGCGACGTGCTTGTAGGTGGCGTCGCGGCCGACCTCCGCGTCGTGCTGGCCGACGTGGACGGCGTCGTCGTCCCAGCGCTGCAGCGAGATCACCTTGACGTGG
It contains:
- the sufD gene encoding Fe-S cluster assembly protein SufD gives rise to the protein MTNTPADQAEKVSGVEVGERRISIPGMTEEGENLAAQTNQAAEHTHGGLGETKKLTSGIGSRANRHVGFDAAGFPEPNGREEEWRFTPLKKLAGVLTDTPGEAEAVDYQVTASDAVVVSSLSQGAAPRNSVLQPADRAAVLATKNVAEALHVKVPADVEVAEPIRVDVTGRGAGRRANSHIVLEAGTHATAVFVLEHRGSADFNGNVEVVVGDGAHVKVISLQRWDDDAVHVGQHDAEVGRDATYKHVAISLGGSVIRLNTNFRYAAEGAEAEMYGLYFADSGQHIEHRTFVDHNAPRNTSNVLYKGALQGESARTVWVGDVLIRKAAEGTDSYEKNQNLVLTDGARADSVPNLEIETGLIDGAGHASSTGRFDENHLFYLMARGIPEKEARQLVVRGFLNEIIQKIGVASIEDSLQDDLENELEIAGF
- the sufC gene encoding Fe-S cluster assembly ATPase SufC, whose product is MSTLEIKDLHVSIETEQGSKEILKGVSLTINSGEIHAIMGPNGSGKSTLAATIAGHPRYEVTSGSITFDGEDVLEMGVDERAQAGLFLAMQYPVEVPGVTMTNFLRTAKTALDGEAPKLRTWTKEVRDAMELLKIDADFASRNVNEGFSGGEKKRVEILQLELFKPKFAVLDETDSGLDIDALRVVSEGVNRAQQNNDMGTMLITHYTRILNYIKPDHVHVFIDGRVAEHGGPELADELEANGYDRFLAATA